TTGCGCTTCATGGAGTGTCCTTACTGCGGCGGCGAGCTGAGCGAGTTTCTCCCGCAATGCCCGCATTGTGGCATCGACCTGACACGGCTGGACGCCGTCATGGGGGCGGTGCCGCGCCTCAGTCCTGACATCACCGACTCCGCGCAAATCCTGACCGCGCCCGTCCGCCGCCGCCTGCTGGCGTCCATCCACCGCTTCCATCGGAGCTTCCCCCAAATCCGCCTCTCCATGGTGACGGTTTCCGAGACCCCGAATGTCTCGCTACGAACCTACGCCTTTTGGATCTTCAATCGAAGTGCCTTTGGGAGTGGCTTCTCGAAGGGTCCCAAAAATCGGCACATCCTCCTGGCGCTCCACAGCGGCAGCAATGAAGCGGCCCTCATGGTGGGCTATGGCTTGGAGCCCTTCGTCGGCCGACGCCACCTGGACGCCATTCTCCAAGAACAAATCCCTCATTTTTCTCGCGGCGCTTGGGGAGAAGGGCTCGAGGGGACGGTCCAACTTCTCGAGCAGACCCTGGTTGAGATTTGGTCGGCGATCGATCAAACCTACGGAGTGAGCATTCGGCAGATTTACCACGAAGACGCCCATGGAGAAGAACTCTGAGTCGAGCGAGGAGGAGGTCCCCTCCTTTCCCACGCCGTTTCAACTGCGGACCCTTTGGTCGGCCATTTGCGGAATTTCCATTTTGGTCCTGCTGGCGCTTTTGACCGGTCTCATCTGGGGCACCAGTTGGGTGGCGGGCTTCCTGCAACCCGTCTTGCTGCCCGTGGCCGTGGCCGGGATCTTGGCCTACCTTTTGGAGCCCATCGTCCATTGGCTGATCCTGCGAAAACTGCGGAAGCTGCACGCAGTCTCGCTCGTCTTTGGGACCTTCGCGCTTCTCTCCTTGGGAATCACCGCCATCATCGTCCCCGTAACAGCGCAGCAGGCCAATCGACTCTATGAGCAAAGTGATGACATTTACCTGGCTGTTAGCGAGGGCCTCAAGGGCTTCGCGGCTGAGAACGAAAGCCATCCCATTGTGGAGTGGTTTTCCTCGGCTCTCGACGCTGACGGCAATCGGCAACGCAGCCAAGCCGAGGAATGGTTTGCCAACAACTTTGGCGAAATCACGAACACCCTCTGGAATCTCCTCTCGCGAGGCTTCGCCGGCATGGGCACCTTCCTAGGAGTGACCATTGGGCTGCTTCTGGCCCCGGTCTACCTCTGGTTCTTTCTTCTGGAATCCTCCAAAATCAAACGGCGCTGGCACGAGTTCCTTCCCCTGCGGGCCTCCCGCTTCAAAGACGAGATTGTGGGCACCCTCACGGAGATCAATGATTACCTGGCGGCCTTTTTCCGCGGGCAAATGCTGGTGAGCTTGATCGATGGCGTGCTGGTGGCCGTGGGGCTCTTCGCCTTCGGCCTCCCCTACGCTCTTCTCATCGGTTTCTTTGTGGCTTTACTGGGATTGATTCCCTTTCTGGGTAATCTTCTCTGTCTCATCCCCTCCCTCCTCATCGCCTTCTTCCACTTCAGCTTGCCGGAGAACCAATACCAGTGGCTCGGGAACAACGTTTGGCTCCACGTGCTGGCGGTGTTTCTGATTTTCACCATGGTCCAGAACCTGAATAGCTTGGTGACCCAACCCAAGATCGTGGGCGACTCCGTAGGACTCCATCCTATGACCGTCATTTTCTCGGTCCTCTTCTGGACGCTCTTCCTGGGTGGCATGCTCGGCCCGCTCTTAGCAGTCCCTCTGACGGCCTCGCTCAAGGTCATTCTCAAGCGCTATGTCTGGGACCGGACTCTCAATGTGGACCCGCAGGAAAGCCCCGCTGTCTCCTAAGAAGGCCTAGCGAAGCAAGCCGCGGAGAAGACTGCCCGCTTCCTCGCCGAGCGCCTCTTCCAGCTTCTCGCCCAACCCGCCCTTGAGGGCCTCTTTCAACATTTCGCCGAAGTCGGGCAAGTCAGTCGTGATGCGGACTTTCGGTTCGGCGAAGCGACCCTCAGAAGCAAAGCCGATCGAGAGCAGGCCCTGCTCATCGAAGAGCTTGCCGATGACCTGGCTCTCGAGACTGGCGCGAATTTCTCGGGGGGCTTTCCCTAAGACCACCTGGTTGACCTGCTCGCGCGCTTCGCGGCTGAGCGATTCATCGGCCACCAGGCGGGCTTGGGCGTTGTGCGAGTTGTCGGCGATGTTCATCCAGGTGCCGTTCGTCACTTGCATGAGGAAATCGCCCGAAGTCACTTCGAGGACACTTTCGAGGGTCAATTGGTAGTCGTGGTAATGCAGGGCGAGATCGTCGTTCTGCGCGAGATCGATCTCCTTGTTCAGGTAGTCCGCCACATCGATTCCGAGCTGCTCCAAAATTTGCAAGCGCTCCTGCAAGCGGCGGATCTGGGGAAGGACTTTCACGCTGGTTCCCTTCTCGAAGGAAAACCGCGCCCGCACATCAGGGGCGAAGTCGCCCGTGGTCACCTCGAAAAGCTGCGCCTGCCCGGTCGCCTTCACATTGAGCTGAGCGTGCTCCACCACCTTGGCCGGGTTGACCACCCGGAAACTGCCCGCGAGCTCGATCTGGGCAGAGTTTCGCTCGGCCAGATTGGCGGGGTCGACATCCACTTCCGAGAAAATGAGCGAGAAGTCCTCCACCAAGACCTGCGATTCATTGGCCTCCAAGAGGATCTCGATTCGGGAATCACGAATCGAGAGTTCCTCCACTTGGCCGGCGATTGGAATCGACTTGGCATTGAAGCCTTCGGGGACCTCTTCGGCTGGGAGCGGGTCTTCCCTGGGCTCGGGAGCGCTCGGGAGCGGGGCCGCGGGAGAGGCCACCTTTTTCTTTCCGGCCACCATGGCCGGCTCCTCAAACAGACTCTGCAAGCTGTTCCCGCCGGTCTCATAAATTTCCACTTGGCCGTCAAAGCCTTGCAAGGTCAGCGCCTCCACCTGCAATTCGCGCTTGATGAGGTCCATGAGATTGACCGCGAAACGGGCTTTTTCGACGGAGAGGATG
The genomic region above belongs to Verrucomicrobiota bacterium and contains:
- a CDS encoding TPM domain-containing protein, with the translated sequence MECPYCGGELSEFLPQCPHCGIDLTRLDAVMGAVPRLSPDITDSAQILTAPVRRRLLASIHRFHRSFPQIRLSMVTVSETPNVSLRTYAFWIFNRSAFGSGFSKGPKNRHILLALHSGSNEAALMVGYGLEPFVGRRHLDAILQEQIPHFSRGAWGEGLEGTVQLLEQTLVEIWSAIDQTYGVSIRQIYHEDAHGEEL
- a CDS encoding AI-2E family transporter, producing the protein MEKNSESSEEEVPSFPTPFQLRTLWSAICGISILVLLALLTGLIWGTSWVAGFLQPVLLPVAVAGILAYLLEPIVHWLILRKLRKLHAVSLVFGTFALLSLGITAIIVPVTAQQANRLYEQSDDIYLAVSEGLKGFAAENESHPIVEWFSSALDADGNRQRSQAEEWFANNFGEITNTLWNLLSRGFAGMGTFLGVTIGLLLAPVYLWFFLLESSKIKRRWHEFLPLRASRFKDEIVGTLTEINDYLAAFFRGQMLVSLIDGVLVAVGLFAFGLPYALLIGFFVALLGLIPFLGNLLCLIPSLLIAFFHFSLPENQYQWLGNNVWLHVLAVFLIFTMVQNLNSLVTQPKIVGDSVGLHPMTVIFSVLFWTLFLGGMLGPLLAVPLTASLKVILKRYVWDRTLNVDPQESPAVS